The Lucilia cuprina isolate Lc7/37 chromosome 5, ASM2204524v1, whole genome shotgun sequence genome includes a window with the following:
- the LOC111686777 gene encoding uncharacterized protein LOC111686777 isoform X2, giving the protein MKAPVYIKPKNQFPFDGSQVRILVYRECDSRGRRLLFDSNALEKVYLKEDNGNISHSSRHNVKSTTTGHGAANATINHNNNNHKEILDFNNKQQQQTTNKGHSNGSFIEVCEEYGYKHNRPNSADISSVGEMVFGALAMSFRGTSLKVHWLNGPCRLLCSQVFLTPIKQTSGHSPYSTLSTNSLATPRTSICSEHGSIDGVSMNSFSLPFSVGIGRHISLTPSDLSSSVVSSPLDVPSIDQQSLLTNSESAADSGPRFSSTYSTGNDSGYSALSRGQLSSDQWSASYQYSTRSSLGSVTSESERVRKFSVDSNFFGGSSPGSSQLLELSSDGSLQRRISRNMMTSFENENSMNDLIGFVTDNYTNAATTTHGGSEGMNLAVNNPRANYCPSESRSNPEMGKRRENAHTMKSNSRRARLGLAVCVTMSESFEEEMELFCSEHIALLESMLSRLRASTERAYIHHNQFLQIMFQIWQDTQQWFLDLFTAPRIKCPVWLSITTSGSKYSKNVAERFIKELCWLLSFADTKDTNFFVSTMLTAILTHHLGWVPTVSPFNSSSSTAAIEQRAKLLKVSQKHPYNALWAQLGDLFGAIGLPSKLARTVIYGTEKLSIERLLNVLTYFIRCGEVRRSSKKEDFNKERLNDIVAQNKNEPLKKSSLYARKGSVFVQNRSEGILTRTPTCKQNLSSIVGGNNDEMLERDEDEDDEEYEYDNQLTDEAIRTYKKNEIPTVLAFRDSRFVQQELRIGNYLMDTGIEKNSIQQYQQAKQKDTTGNRQSEGRIRLTLTTPDNVELIVEDTHLDEDGAMEAIEIESLPNEPSCNLKRPDNKNLVRKKPFFWGMTSSTVKEGLSLNDLNKLQQQCFNKSKQEQLVQQQQQQKKKSQQLSLSDLITQNSMGKGERMTWGIEPVKENLCLEEQIHFELCQKNIERDHGICMTKDKKSTSAGGGGVVFVLGDNEPLVNIKKSTEDLTQTDPNESSPSLNAQDTNSNQLLCPLHQRMHNTASSSQQQQQLSKKHSGVKFNFEQYPQIVTNYMKSKNLLMSNYDLLMDKCSKLELQGGGGVGFISTQLDKSSTPTSALQTTQTNKNTFPQTTTLTNNVNNCMVCNGLLNAYQTPSNATELEFETDEVHSFTNNNNVNTTAPASTSSIPTVSSQTSVQTLISSTSHGGCTGQEDACDAANNKDSIGSGCGCNQEVEGNESSNIITSPKEGRKKQFNTNQKKPLSQRGSVSSVAAKCAAVNEAMHLLKLPIPGIKELPQEDEPPGDMKLPVGFVPSLFLSVNDHYIPDMVLQGTLASPKKWEMNLREDLALAAHSASLISLPVENIAIIADMENWDVKLLSSQSQHFPYAGGQSAPVGMSQLVSTMLETVQTMHNAGISAYECLSFMESKLQEIYLHSETLAAFLLETDFCPLSAVTTALNLSENDVPLLLSIASIHTPQISKKCGISFR; this is encoded by the exons ATGAAGGCGCCAGTTTACATAAAACCCAAAAA tcaGTTTCCCTTTGATGGAAGTCAAGTACGAATATTGGTTTACCGAGAGTGCGATTCTCGAGGGAGACGTTTACTATTCGACTCGAATGCATtggaaaaagtttatttaaaagaagATAATGGCAATATAAGCCACAGCAGCAGACATAATGTGAAATCAACAACGACGGGACATGGTGCTGCAAATGCAACAATTAATCACAATAACAATAATCACAAAgaaattttggattttaataataaacaacaacagcaaacaacCAACAAAGGACATTCCAATGGAAGTTTTATTGAAGTGTGTGAGGAATATGGTTACAag CACAATCGCCCAAATTCTGCGGATATTTCCAGTGTGGGCGAAATGGTGTTTGGTGCTTTGGCCATGTCATTTCGTGGGACCTCCTTGAAAGTTCATTGGTTGAATGGGCCTTGTAGACTTCTATGTTCTCAGGTCTTTTTAACACCCATCAAACAAACCAGTGGTCATTCGCCATATTCCACGTTGTCAACTAACAGTCTTGCGACGCCGCGCACCTCTATATGTAGTGAACACGGTTCTATAGATGGTGTATCTATGAATTCCTTTTCTCTACCATTTTCAGTTGGTATTGGCCGCCACATTAGTTTGACTCCCAGTGATCTCAGTTCTTCGGTTGTATCCTCGCCGCTGGATGTGCCCTCAATAGATCAGCAATCACTGCTTACGAATAGTGAAAGTGCTGCCGACAGTGGACCACGCTTTTCCTCCACTTATAGTACGGGCAATGATTCCGGCTATTCCGCCTTGAGTCGTGGTCAATTGTCCAGCGATCAGTGGTCCGCATCTTATCAGTATTCTACCCGCAGTAGTTTAGGTTCCGTGACATCGGAATCGGAACGTGTAAGAAAGTTTAGTGTGGATTCAAATTTTTTTGGTGGCAGCAGTCCTGGCAGTAGCCAGCTTTTGGAACTGTCTAGCGATGGGAGTTTGCAAAGACGTATATCACGCAACATGATGACatcatttgaaaatgaaaactcTATGAATGACTTGATAGGTTTTGTCACGGATAACTACACCAACGCTGCAACCACCACTCATGGTGGAAGCGAAGGCATGAATTTGGCTGTAAATAATCCGCGTGCTAATTATTGTCCTAGCGAATCGCGCAGCAATCCTGAAATGGGTAAGAGACGGGAAAATGCCCATACCATGAAGTCAAACTCACGAAGAGCCCGTCTAGGGCTGGCCGTGTGTGTAACAATGAGTGAATCTTTTGAAGAGGAAATGGAGTTGTTCTGCAGCGAACACATAGCTCTACTGGAGAGCATGTTAAGTCGTCTAAGGGCCAGCACCGAGAGGGCCTACATACATCACAAtcaatttttgcaaataatgttTCAAATATGGCAAGATACTCAACAGTGGTTTTTGGATTTATTTACTGCACCTCGAATAAAGTGTCCTGTATGGTTAAGCATTACCACTAGTGGTAGCAAATACTCGAAAAATGTAGCGGAGCGTTTTATTAAGGAATTGTGTTGGCTGCTGTCATTTGCCGATACCAAAGATACAAATTT ttttgttAGCACCATGTTAACTGCTATACTTACTCATCATTTAGGTTGGGTACCTACAGTTTCGCCCTTTAATTCATCATCTTCTACAGCTGCCATTGAACAAAGGGCAAAACTTCTAAAGGTTTCACAAAAACATCCCTACAATGCCTTATGGGCCCAACTGGGCGATTTGTTTGGCGCCATAGGATTACCCTCAAAACTTGCGCGCACCGTTATTTATGGCACCGAAAAGCTATCTATTGAAAGACTGTTAAATGTACTCACCTACTTTATAAGATGTGGCGAAGTCAGGCGATCGTCCAAAAAGGAGGATTTCAACAAAGAGAGATTAAATGATATTGTggcacaaaacaaaaatgagCCATTGAAGAAATCGAGTTTATATGCTAGAAAAGGCTCGGTGTTTGTGCAAAATCGATCAGAAGGTATTCTAACACGCACGCCAACATGTAAACAAAATCTTAGTTCAATTGTCGGTGGAAATAATGACGAAATGTTGGAAAGAGATGAAGACGAAGATGATGAAGAATATGAATACGATAACCAATTGACTGACGAGGCAATAAGAACTTATAAAAAGAACGAAATTCCCACAGTACTGGCATTTAGAGATTCACGTTTTGTGCAGCAAGAATTGCGTATTGGTAATTACCTTATGGATACAGGTATTGAAAAGAACTCCATACAACAGTATCAACAAGCCAAACAAAAGGATACGACAGGCAATCGTCAATCTGAAGGACGTATACGTCTAACTCTAACCACACCCGATAATGTTGAACTGATTGTTGAAGACACTCATCTTGATGAAGATGGTGCTATGGAGGCCATAGAAATTGAATCATTGCCAAATGAACCATCCTGTAATTTAAAACGCCCCGATAATAAAAATTTGGTGAGAAAAAAGCCATTCTTTTGGGGCATGACCTCTTCAACAGTCAAAGAAGGTTtaagtttaaatgatttaaacaaattgcaacAACAGTGCTTCAACAAAAGCAAACAGGAGCAATTagtgcaacaacagcagcaacaaaagaaaaaatctcaACAGCTCTCTCTATCAGATCTCATTACCCAGAACAGTATGGGTAAAGGTGAACGCATGACATGGGGCATTGAACCCGTCAAGGAGAACCTATGCTTAGAAGAACAGATTCACTTTGAGTTGTGTCAGAAAAACATCGAACGTGATCATGGTATTTGCAtgacaaaagataaaaaatcaacTAGTGCTGGTGGTGGCGGAGTAGTCTTCGTTTTGGGCGATAATGAGCCATTagttaatattaagaaaagcaCCGAAGATTTAACTCAGACAGATCCCAATGAATCCTCTCCATCGTTGAACGCACAAGACACAAATAGCAATCAATTGTTGTGCCCTCTCCATCAACGCATGCACAATACGGCTTCGAgctcacaacaacaacaacagctgaGCAAAAAACATTCCGGAGTCAAGTTCAATTTTGAACAATACCCACAAATTGTGACCAACTACATGAAAAGTAAGAATTTGCTAATGTCCAATTATGATTTGTTAATGGATAAATGTTCAAAACTCGAATTACAAGGTGGAGGAGGAGTTGGTTTTATATCGACACAGCTCGACAAATCATCAACACCAACATCGGCTCTGCAGACAACACagacaaacaaaaatacattcccGCAAACAACAACGCTAACGAATAATGTCAACAACTGCATGGTTTGCAATGGTCTACTTAATGCCTACCAAACTCCCTCCAATGCTACGGAACTAGAGTTTGAGACAGACGAGGTGCATAGCtttacaaataacaacaacgtaAACACAACAGCACCCGCCTCAACATCATCGATACCAACAGTCAGTTCTCAAACTTCAGTACAAACGCTCATATCATCGACTTCTCATGGTGGTTGCACTGGTCAGGAGGATGCATGCGATGCTGCAAACAATAAGGATTCAATTGGCAGTGGTTGTGGTTGTAATCAGGAAGTTGAGGGAAACGAATCATCGAATATTATAACATCACCCAAAGAAGGTCGCAAGAAACAATTCAATACGAATCAAAAGAAACCATTATCTCAGCGTGGTTCAGTCTCATCGGTAGCAGCCAAATGTGCAGCTGTTAACGAGGCAATGCATCTTTTGAAATTGCCAATACCAGGCATAAAAGAATTGCCACAAGAAGATGAACCACCAGGCGATATGAAGTTGCCGGTCGGCTTTGTACCGTCATTATTTTTAAGTGTTAATGATCACTATATTCCTGATATGGTATTACAG ggaACTCTTGCGTCACCTAAAAAATGGGAGATGAATTTACGTGAAGATCTAGCACTGGCTGCACATTCTGCCTCTCTTATATCACTGCCCGTTGAAAACATTGCCATCATAGCCGATATGGAAAATTGGGACGTTAAACTGTTGTCGTCACAATCTCAGCATTTTCCCTATGCCGGCGGACAGAGTGCTCCCGTAGGCATGTCCCAATTGGTCTCAACAATGCTGGAAACTGTACAGACCATGCACAATGCTGGCATCTCGGCTTATGAG tgtttATCTTTTATGGAATCTAAATTGCAAGAAATCTATTTACACTCCGAAACGTTGGCAGCATTTCTATTGGAAACAGATTTCTGCCCTCTAAGTGCAGTTACAACAGCACTAAATCTTTCGGAAAACGATGTGCCACTATTGCTATCTATTGCGTCCATACATACACCACAAATAAGCAAGAAATGTGGCATAAGTTTTAGATGA
- the LOC111686769 gene encoding ceramide phosphoethanolamine synthase — MNPVETTSASGNIPTIKCEENDICHNMDSTNANDNFSNYTEKEDVSAVDVSQWQVEDVVEWATKVIQFTPNVIKCLQLEAIDGQVLLTLTEEDIRDFRYRLNYNLRFGELKKLWQSVHHLQQSRLHQRFNAHPAHHMPTNHIHHNKNSSNRNNLSIRMGAADGSPLHHNHNHNHHRTVPSFSAASTAVAFSCSCANRSCGSFLDGCTFNDCESCAPEMSSVSEGCSANIPPEFFKTSISLGYSFVVTWITSFVMVIVHERVPDMKRYPPLPDIFLDNVPHIPWAFHMCEITGTLLFSIWACVCIFHKYRMVLLRRFFALAGTVFLLRCVTMLITSLSVPGTHLQCNQNDYAIDDTGLTLSEALSLRISRAYTIWSGLGMSIQGVRTCGDYMFSGHTVALTLLNFFITEYTPRNLYFLHTLSWLLNIFGIFFILAAHEHYSIDVFVAFYITSRLFLYYHTLANNQALMQRDSNRTRIWFPMFSYFESSVDGIIPNEFDTIGEIVDQLTHLLIEIKDSVMMTAHRFWLEAPNLNMSSSNVFFVPKDVLKTKQCNAATSTSATASNTPTTTKADFWRNETTITANSSAMPSSTVSTNSVCNNIETTISDSRISDSALNNKNSKNITKISENLPKLEPQAVTNNNTQRNENSNKKTI, encoded by the exons aTGAATCCAGTGGAAACGACGTCCGCCTCAGGTAATATTCCAACAATAAAATGCGAAGAAAACGACATCTGCCATAATATGGACAGCACAAATGCGAATGATAACTTCAGTAATTACACAGAAAAGGAGGATGTTTCGGCGGTCGATGTAAGTCAATGGCAAGTTGAAGATGTAGTCGAATGGGCTACAAAAGTTATACAATTTACACCAAACGTCATCAAATGCCTACAGCTGGAAGCAATTGATGGTCAAGTCTTATTAACACTAACTGAAGAGGACATACGAGACTTTCGTTATCGCCTTAACTATAATTTACGTTTTGGAGAACTTAAAAAACTATGGCAAAGTGTACATCATTTACAGCAAAGTCGACTGCATCAACGTTTCAATGCACATCCAGCTCATCATATGCCAACAAATCACATACATCATAACAAAAACTCAAGTAATAGAAATAATCTTAGTATAAGAATGGGTGCTGCAGATGGATCTCCACTTCATCATAATCACAATCATAATCATCATCGTACAGTGCCCTCATTCTCTGCGGCCTCAACAGCAGTTGCCTTCAGTTGTAGTTGCGCCAACAGAAGCTGCGGTTCATTTTTAGACGGTTGTACCTTTAATGATTGTGAAAGTTGTGCACCAGAAATGTCGTCTGTCTCAGAAGGTTGTTCTGCTAACATTCCACCTGAATTCTTTAAAACATCAATTAGTTTAG gTTATTCCTTTGTTGTAACATGGATAACATCATTTGTGATGGTCATCGTACATGAAAGAGTGCCTGATATGAAACGTTATCCCCCACTACCCGATATATTTCTCGATAATGTACCACACATCCCCTGGGCATTTCATATGTGTGAAATAACTGGCACTTTATTGTTTAGTATTTGGGCTTGTGTCTGTATCTTCCATAAATATCGAATGGTTCTGTTGAGGAGATTTTTTGCACTGGCGGGTACAGTGTTTCTATTGCGTTGTGTTACAATGTTAATAACTTCACTAAGTGTACCAGGAACACATTTGCAATGCAATCAAAATGATTATGCTATCGATGATACAGG TTTGACACTATCCGAAGCCTTGTCTCTAAGAATCTCGAGAGCCTATACAATTTGGAGTGGTTTGGGCATGTCGATACAGGGTGTACGTACATGTGGTGATTATATGTTTAGCGGTCATACTGTAGCCTTAACACtgctgaatttttttataacagaaT atacaCCCCGCAATTTGTATTTTCTACATACTTTAAGTTGGCTATTAAACATATTtggtattttctttattttggccGCCCATGAACATTATTCCATTGACGTTTTTGTCGCCTTTTATATAACATCTCGTTTATTTTTGTACTATCATACATTGGCCAATAATCAAGCACTAATGCAACGTGATTCCAATCGTACTCGCATCTGGTTTCCTATGTTTAGCTACTTCGAAAGTTCTGTCGATGGCATTATACCGAATGAGTTTGATACTATTGGCGAAATTGTTGATCAACTAACACATTTGCTAATAGAAATAAAGGATAGTGTTATGATGACAGCACATCGTTTTTGGTTAGAAGCACCAAATTTAAACATGTCCTCGAGTAATGTTTTCTTTGTGCCCAAAGAtgtcttaaaaacaaaacaatgtaaTGCAGCCACATCAACATCGGCTACGGCCAGTAATACACCAACCACAACAAAAGCTGATTTCTGGCGTAATGAAACAACTATTACAGCAAATTCATCAGCAATGCCATCATCGACAGTATCAACCAATAGTGTTTGTAATAACATTGAAACGACCATATCAGATTCTAGAATCAGTGATAGTGcattgaataataaaaacagtaaaaatattacaaaaattagtgAAAATTTGCCAAAACTTGAACCGCAAGctgtaacaaataataatacGCAAAGGAATGAGAATTCTAACAAGAAAACCATTTAA
- the LOC111686777 gene encoding uncharacterized protein LOC111686777 isoform X1: MALLNKLFFPSSSNSTTPATAAALATTSSSSLLTHQSQTNTLSRTSSLASILSSSSGAATATPAVTAAASTSSLSSQRNIAAGGGKCGGGINKKSNYNQTTHSKNYLSQFPFDGSQVRILVYRECDSRGRRLLFDSNALEKVYLKEDNGNISHSSRHNVKSTTTGHGAANATINHNNNNHKEILDFNNKQQQQTTNKGHSNGSFIEVCEEYGYKHNRPNSADISSVGEMVFGALAMSFRGTSLKVHWLNGPCRLLCSQVFLTPIKQTSGHSPYSTLSTNSLATPRTSICSEHGSIDGVSMNSFSLPFSVGIGRHISLTPSDLSSSVVSSPLDVPSIDQQSLLTNSESAADSGPRFSSTYSTGNDSGYSALSRGQLSSDQWSASYQYSTRSSLGSVTSESERVRKFSVDSNFFGGSSPGSSQLLELSSDGSLQRRISRNMMTSFENENSMNDLIGFVTDNYTNAATTTHGGSEGMNLAVNNPRANYCPSESRSNPEMGKRRENAHTMKSNSRRARLGLAVCVTMSESFEEEMELFCSEHIALLESMLSRLRASTERAYIHHNQFLQIMFQIWQDTQQWFLDLFTAPRIKCPVWLSITTSGSKYSKNVAERFIKELCWLLSFADTKDTNFFVSTMLTAILTHHLGWVPTVSPFNSSSSTAAIEQRAKLLKVSQKHPYNALWAQLGDLFGAIGLPSKLARTVIYGTEKLSIERLLNVLTYFIRCGEVRRSSKKEDFNKERLNDIVAQNKNEPLKKSSLYARKGSVFVQNRSEGILTRTPTCKQNLSSIVGGNNDEMLERDEDEDDEEYEYDNQLTDEAIRTYKKNEIPTVLAFRDSRFVQQELRIGNYLMDTGIEKNSIQQYQQAKQKDTTGNRQSEGRIRLTLTTPDNVELIVEDTHLDEDGAMEAIEIESLPNEPSCNLKRPDNKNLVRKKPFFWGMTSSTVKEGLSLNDLNKLQQQCFNKSKQEQLVQQQQQQKKKSQQLSLSDLITQNSMGKGERMTWGIEPVKENLCLEEQIHFELCQKNIERDHGICMTKDKKSTSAGGGGVVFVLGDNEPLVNIKKSTEDLTQTDPNESSPSLNAQDTNSNQLLCPLHQRMHNTASSSQQQQQLSKKHSGVKFNFEQYPQIVTNYMKSKNLLMSNYDLLMDKCSKLELQGGGGVGFISTQLDKSSTPTSALQTTQTNKNTFPQTTTLTNNVNNCMVCNGLLNAYQTPSNATELEFETDEVHSFTNNNNVNTTAPASTSSIPTVSSQTSVQTLISSTSHGGCTGQEDACDAANNKDSIGSGCGCNQEVEGNESSNIITSPKEGRKKQFNTNQKKPLSQRGSVSSVAAKCAAVNEAMHLLKLPIPGIKELPQEDEPPGDMKLPVGFVPSLFLSVNDHYIPDMVLQGTLASPKKWEMNLREDLALAAHSASLISLPVENIAIIADMENWDVKLLSSQSQHFPYAGGQSAPVGMSQLVSTMLETVQTMHNAGISAYECLSFMESKLQEIYLHSETLAAFLLETDFCPLSAVTTALNLSENDVPLLLSIASIHTPQISKKCGISFR; the protein is encoded by the exons ATGGCCTTGTtgaataaactattttttccaTCATCATCAAACTCAACAACTCCGGCGACAGCTGCTGCATTAGCAACAACATCTTCGTCTTCTTTGTTAACACATCAAAGTCAAACAAACACCTTGTCACGTACATCTTCATTGGCGAGTATTTTATCGTCAAGTAGTGGCGCTGCTACGGCGACGCCGGCTGTTACTGCTGCCGCTTCAACATCATCACTGTCTTCACAACGCAATATTGCTGCTGGTGGCGGTAAATGTGGCGGTGGaatcaataaaaaatctaattataaTCAAACAACacattcaaaaaattatttaag tcaGTTTCCCTTTGATGGAAGTCAAGTACGAATATTGGTTTACCGAGAGTGCGATTCTCGAGGGAGACGTTTACTATTCGACTCGAATGCATtggaaaaagtttatttaaaagaagATAATGGCAATATAAGCCACAGCAGCAGACATAATGTGAAATCAACAACGACGGGACATGGTGCTGCAAATGCAACAATTAATCACAATAACAATAATCACAAAgaaattttggattttaataataaacaacaacagcaaacaacCAACAAAGGACATTCCAATGGAAGTTTTATTGAAGTGTGTGAGGAATATGGTTACAag CACAATCGCCCAAATTCTGCGGATATTTCCAGTGTGGGCGAAATGGTGTTTGGTGCTTTGGCCATGTCATTTCGTGGGACCTCCTTGAAAGTTCATTGGTTGAATGGGCCTTGTAGACTTCTATGTTCTCAGGTCTTTTTAACACCCATCAAACAAACCAGTGGTCATTCGCCATATTCCACGTTGTCAACTAACAGTCTTGCGACGCCGCGCACCTCTATATGTAGTGAACACGGTTCTATAGATGGTGTATCTATGAATTCCTTTTCTCTACCATTTTCAGTTGGTATTGGCCGCCACATTAGTTTGACTCCCAGTGATCTCAGTTCTTCGGTTGTATCCTCGCCGCTGGATGTGCCCTCAATAGATCAGCAATCACTGCTTACGAATAGTGAAAGTGCTGCCGACAGTGGACCACGCTTTTCCTCCACTTATAGTACGGGCAATGATTCCGGCTATTCCGCCTTGAGTCGTGGTCAATTGTCCAGCGATCAGTGGTCCGCATCTTATCAGTATTCTACCCGCAGTAGTTTAGGTTCCGTGACATCGGAATCGGAACGTGTAAGAAAGTTTAGTGTGGATTCAAATTTTTTTGGTGGCAGCAGTCCTGGCAGTAGCCAGCTTTTGGAACTGTCTAGCGATGGGAGTTTGCAAAGACGTATATCACGCAACATGATGACatcatttgaaaatgaaaactcTATGAATGACTTGATAGGTTTTGTCACGGATAACTACACCAACGCTGCAACCACCACTCATGGTGGAAGCGAAGGCATGAATTTGGCTGTAAATAATCCGCGTGCTAATTATTGTCCTAGCGAATCGCGCAGCAATCCTGAAATGGGTAAGAGACGGGAAAATGCCCATACCATGAAGTCAAACTCACGAAGAGCCCGTCTAGGGCTGGCCGTGTGTGTAACAATGAGTGAATCTTTTGAAGAGGAAATGGAGTTGTTCTGCAGCGAACACATAGCTCTACTGGAGAGCATGTTAAGTCGTCTAAGGGCCAGCACCGAGAGGGCCTACATACATCACAAtcaatttttgcaaataatgttTCAAATATGGCAAGATACTCAACAGTGGTTTTTGGATTTATTTACTGCACCTCGAATAAAGTGTCCTGTATGGTTAAGCATTACCACTAGTGGTAGCAAATACTCGAAAAATGTAGCGGAGCGTTTTATTAAGGAATTGTGTTGGCTGCTGTCATTTGCCGATACCAAAGATACAAATTT ttttgttAGCACCATGTTAACTGCTATACTTACTCATCATTTAGGTTGGGTACCTACAGTTTCGCCCTTTAATTCATCATCTTCTACAGCTGCCATTGAACAAAGGGCAAAACTTCTAAAGGTTTCACAAAAACATCCCTACAATGCCTTATGGGCCCAACTGGGCGATTTGTTTGGCGCCATAGGATTACCCTCAAAACTTGCGCGCACCGTTATTTATGGCACCGAAAAGCTATCTATTGAAAGACTGTTAAATGTACTCACCTACTTTATAAGATGTGGCGAAGTCAGGCGATCGTCCAAAAAGGAGGATTTCAACAAAGAGAGATTAAATGATATTGTggcacaaaacaaaaatgagCCATTGAAGAAATCGAGTTTATATGCTAGAAAAGGCTCGGTGTTTGTGCAAAATCGATCAGAAGGTATTCTAACACGCACGCCAACATGTAAACAAAATCTTAGTTCAATTGTCGGTGGAAATAATGACGAAATGTTGGAAAGAGATGAAGACGAAGATGATGAAGAATATGAATACGATAACCAATTGACTGACGAGGCAATAAGAACTTATAAAAAGAACGAAATTCCCACAGTACTGGCATTTAGAGATTCACGTTTTGTGCAGCAAGAATTGCGTATTGGTAATTACCTTATGGATACAGGTATTGAAAAGAACTCCATACAACAGTATCAACAAGCCAAACAAAAGGATACGACAGGCAATCGTCAATCTGAAGGACGTATACGTCTAACTCTAACCACACCCGATAATGTTGAACTGATTGTTGAAGACACTCATCTTGATGAAGATGGTGCTATGGAGGCCATAGAAATTGAATCATTGCCAAATGAACCATCCTGTAATTTAAAACGCCCCGATAATAAAAATTTGGTGAGAAAAAAGCCATTCTTTTGGGGCATGACCTCTTCAACAGTCAAAGAAGGTTtaagtttaaatgatttaaacaaattgcaacAACAGTGCTTCAACAAAAGCAAACAGGAGCAATTagtgcaacaacagcagcaacaaaagaaaaaatctcaACAGCTCTCTCTATCAGATCTCATTACCCAGAACAGTATGGGTAAAGGTGAACGCATGACATGGGGCATTGAACCCGTCAAGGAGAACCTATGCTTAGAAGAACAGATTCACTTTGAGTTGTGTCAGAAAAACATCGAACGTGATCATGGTATTTGCAtgacaaaagataaaaaatcaacTAGTGCTGGTGGTGGCGGAGTAGTCTTCGTTTTGGGCGATAATGAGCCATTagttaatattaagaaaagcaCCGAAGATTTAACTCAGACAGATCCCAATGAATCCTCTCCATCGTTGAACGCACAAGACACAAATAGCAATCAATTGTTGTGCCCTCTCCATCAACGCATGCACAATACGGCTTCGAgctcacaacaacaacaacagctgaGCAAAAAACATTCCGGAGTCAAGTTCAATTTTGAACAATACCCACAAATTGTGACCAACTACATGAAAAGTAAGAATTTGCTAATGTCCAATTATGATTTGTTAATGGATAAATGTTCAAAACTCGAATTACAAGGTGGAGGAGGAGTTGGTTTTATATCGACACAGCTCGACAAATCATCAACACCAACATCGGCTCTGCAGACAACACagacaaacaaaaatacattcccGCAAACAACAACGCTAACGAATAATGTCAACAACTGCATGGTTTGCAATGGTCTACTTAATGCCTACCAAACTCCCTCCAATGCTACGGAACTAGAGTTTGAGACAGACGAGGTGCATAGCtttacaaataacaacaacgtaAACACAACAGCACCCGCCTCAACATCATCGATACCAACAGTCAGTTCTCAAACTTCAGTACAAACGCTCATATCATCGACTTCTCATGGTGGTTGCACTGGTCAGGAGGATGCATGCGATGCTGCAAACAATAAGGATTCAATTGGCAGTGGTTGTGGTTGTAATCAGGAAGTTGAGGGAAACGAATCATCGAATATTATAACATCACCCAAAGAAGGTCGCAAGAAACAATTCAATACGAATCAAAAGAAACCATTATCTCAGCGTGGTTCAGTCTCATCGGTAGCAGCCAAATGTGCAGCTGTTAACGAGGCAATGCATCTTTTGAAATTGCCAATACCAGGCATAAAAGAATTGCCACAAGAAGATGAACCACCAGGCGATATGAAGTTGCCGGTCGGCTTTGTACCGTCATTATTTTTAAGTGTTAATGATCACTATATTCCTGATATGGTATTACAG ggaACTCTTGCGTCACCTAAAAAATGGGAGATGAATTTACGTGAAGATCTAGCACTGGCTGCACATTCTGCCTCTCTTATATCACTGCCCGTTGAAAACATTGCCATCATAGCCGATATGGAAAATTGGGACGTTAAACTGTTGTCGTCACAATCTCAGCATTTTCCCTATGCCGGCGGACAGAGTGCTCCCGTAGGCATGTCCCAATTGGTCTCAACAATGCTGGAAACTGTACAGACCATGCACAATGCTGGCATCTCGGCTTATGAG tgtttATCTTTTATGGAATCTAAATTGCAAGAAATCTATTTACACTCCGAAACGTTGGCAGCATTTCTATTGGAAACAGATTTCTGCCCTCTAAGTGCAGTTACAACAGCACTAAATCTTTCGGAAAACGATGTGCCACTATTGCTATCTATTGCGTCCATACATACACCACAAATAAGCAAGAAATGTGGCATAAGTTTTAGATGA